The proteins below are encoded in one region of Telopea speciosissima isolate NSW1024214 ecotype Mountain lineage chromosome 10, Tspe_v1, whole genome shotgun sequence:
- the LOC122641778 gene encoding uncharacterized protein LOC122641778: MFTQHSSGRSQRSRRASGEKNTDDPTTNKSSTQCTVMCMYQTKIAGLCRIVTVLWCKNLISVSVNISVENPGDENPYNCKIDLKPWVFWSKKGFKSFTVGGKRVDVYWDFRSAKFSLSPEPIGDYYVALVSDEEVVLLLGECKNEAYKRTKSKPSSIEAVLMCKKENVLGKKCFCTRAKFDEKEKDYDIVVENSISGPREPEMWISIDGIVLIHVKNLQWKFRGNQTVLVKKTPVQVFWDVHDWLFSSNGLGHGIFLFKPGAQEYVSDLEKEGSSRSCDGDGDGDGDGESNRSGKFSTQSRSTSPDFCLYLYAWKLG; the protein is encoded by the coding sequence ATGTTCACTCAACATTCTTCTGGACGTTCTCAAAGATCACGTCGAGCTTCAGGGGAGAAAAACACAGATGATCCAACAACGAACAAGTCCTCCACACAATGCACGGTTATGTGtatgtatcaaaccaaaattgCTGGTTTGTGTCGAATTGTTACTGTTTTATGGTGCAAAAACCTCATCAGCGTTTCTGTAAACATCTCAGTAGAAAATCCTGGCGATGAAAATCCATACAATTGCAAAATTGACCTAAAGCCATGGGTTTTCTGGAGCAAGAAAGGGTTTAAATCCTTCACGGTTGGTGGAAAACGAGTGGATGTCTACTGGGATTTCCGTTCTGCAAAATTCTCACTTAGCCCTGAACCAATTGGAGACTATTATGTCGCTTTGGTCTCTGATGAGGAAGTGGTGTTGTTGTTAGGAGAATGTAAGAACGAAGCTTATAAGAGAACCAAATCGAAACCATCATCGATAGAAGCTGTATTAATGTGCAAGAAGGAGAATGTTTTAGGTAAGAAATGCTTTTGCACAAGAGCTAAGTTtgatgagaaggaaaaagattATGATATTGTTGTGGAGAACTCCATTTCTGGGCCTAGAGAACCCGAAATGTGGATTAGCATAGATGGGATAGTATTGATACATGTGAAAAACCTGCAATGGAAATTCAGGGGAAACCAGACTGTGTTAGTGAAAAAGACCCCAGTACAGGTCTTCTGGGATGTCCATGATTGGTTGTTTAGTAGCAATGGTTTAGGACATGGCATATTCTTATTCAAACCAGGTGCACAAGAATATGTATCAGACCTAGAAAAAGAAGGTAGTAGCCGCAGctgtgatggtgatggtgatggtgatggcgATGGCGAAAGCAACAGGAGTGGGAAATTCTCGACGCAGAGTCGTTCGACGTCGCCGGATTTTTGCCTCTACCTATATGCATGGAAGCTTGGATGA